DNA sequence from the Deinococcus humi genome:
GGCGGACCCAGGGTGCTGGGGTCTTCCAGGAGATGGGCCAGCGGCAACGGCGCCAGCGGGGCGCGCACACCGCCAAAACGCCAGCCATACACGGTTTCACACGCGGGGCCACAGACCCGGCCCTGACACGCGCCCATGCCGCAGCGGGTCTGGAGCTTGGCGGCGGTCCAGTCCGTGAACGGCTGCAACTGACCGTGCCGAACGTCCTCGCAGCGACAGACGACGGTGGTGGGCGACGGTGTGGGGAGGCGATCCGGGCGCAGGGCGAACGAGCGTTCCAGCACGCGCTGAAAGCGGCGCTGAAGCGCGGCGCGGCGCGGCGCATCCCGCAGGCGCTCCATCTGACCGCTGGCCGCGCAGCCAGCCACGAAGCCCTCCAACAGGGCGCCGTCCACGCCGCCGATGCCGCAGACCTCCCCGGCGGCGTAGACCCCCGGGACGCCCGTGGCCCCCCAGGCACTGACCTGAACCGCGCCCGCACCATCGAGAGGGCAGCCCAGCAGCGCCGCCACGCGGGTTTCCGGCACGAGCCCGAAGCCCACGGCCAGCCAGTCGCAGTCCAGGGTGATTTCGCGCCGTCCACGCCGCAGGGTGACGCTCTGGAGCTGGTCCTGCCCACCGGCACTCACCACGGCGCAGTCTGCCCAG
Encoded proteins:
- a CDS encoding FAD-dependent oxidoreductase, which encodes MTSEWEVVVVGAGPAGLTAALVAAQGGLQVLLLDAQPGPGGQIWRGAAAGQKGAAGDLLREVASHPAITVLSGAEVVAAEAGGRTHLLSVTSAAGLRHLHAERIILATGATERFLPFDGWTLPGVVGAGGLQAMHKGGLDVRGRRVVVAGSGPLLLAVAAGLRRAGARVLAVAEQASLPDVAAFGMAAARLPGKSREALALATGLLGVPYWADCAVVSAGGQDQLQSVTLRRGRREITLDCDWLAVGFGLVPETRVAALLGCPLDGAGAVQVSAWGATGVPGVYAAGEVCGIGGVDGALLEGFVAGCAASGQMERLRDAPRRAALQRRFQRVLERSFALRPDRLPTPSPTTVVCRCEDVRHGQLQPFTDWTAAKLQTRCGMGACQGRVCGPACETVYGWRFGGVRAPLAPLPLAHLLEDPSTLGPP